One window of the Zea mays cultivar B73 chromosome 3, Zm-B73-REFERENCE-NAM-5.0, whole genome shotgun sequence genome contains the following:
- the LOC100279201 gene encoding Cytoplasmic tRNA 2-thiolation protein 2-like: MAACGGAGCGPQCSSSSSAGGQEDALVESMGRLSTASAAAACGKCDGGGAAVAVAGGVGMCAGCFRAHLFGKFKLSVTSNAMVRPTDAVLLAFSGGPASRVALQFIHEMQSKAIQSWEASNSQALPVFSLGVAFVDERSVISASLPGHEIQAAIEDIRSVVSGLSPGDKRVHIASLEEVFSSGSDDKAARLKEVVGVISDETGRDDFVRRLRMLSLQKVALENRYTKIMLGTCASGIACHVLSATVKGQGYALPADVQYVDTRWEVPVVLPLHDCLAQELNLLCEIDSLKTQQLLDRPCSGINGLVSSFVSRLREENSSREHTILRTAQKLKPFSFNKFSANGYHDFLPSRLRPKFQNIDANECTFSEILCLICGSPFSESELLNLENTKLKAQKKIDLYTAHCCQSCHFQILPAATDMYGHFFSLLPKFWTEKVDAASASHSSLRDQIADYLLDEDDGN, encoded by the exons ATGGCAGCCTGCGGCGGCGCCGGCTgcgggccgcagtgctcctcgtcCTCCTCCGCGGGCGGCCAGGAGGATGCTCTGGTGGAGAGCATGGGACGCCTTTCgaccgcctccgccgccgccgcgtgcGGCAAgtgcgacggcggcggcgcggccgtcGCGGTGGCCGGCGGCGTCGGCATGTGCGCCGGCTGCTTCCGGGCTCACCTCTTCGGCAAGTTCAAGCTCTCCGTCACGAGCAACGCCATGGTGCGCCCCACAGACGCCGTCCTCCTCGCCTTCTCCGGCGGTCCCGCCTCCAG GGTGGCTCTGCAGTTCATACACGAGATGCAGTCCAAGGCGATCCAGAGCTGGGAGGCGAGCAACTCCCAGGCCCTGCCGGTCTTCAGCCTCGGCGTCGCGTTCGTCGACGAGAGGAGCGTCATCTCAGCGAGTCTTCCGGGGCACGAAATCCAAGCTGCGATAGAAGATATCAGGTCCGTCGTGTCGGGTCTGTCACCGGGGGATAAGCGAGTGCACATCGCCTCTCTCGAGGAGGTGTTCTCGTCCGGGTCAGACGACAAGGCGGCCAGGCTGAAGGAGGTGGTCGGCGTGATCAGTGACGAGACGGGCAGGGACGACTTTGTTAGGCGCCTGCGCATGCTTTCACTGCAGAAG GTTGCACTGGAGAACAGATACACCAAGATCATGCTGGGAACGTGTGCTTCCGGAATAGCATGCCATGTGCTATCTGCAACCGTGAAG GGGCAAGGCTACGCTTTACCAGCTGATGTCCAGTATGTTGATACGCGATGGGAAGTACCCGTGGTTCTTCCACTTCATGATTGCCTGGCCCAAGAGCTTAACTTGCTCTGTGAAATTGATAG TTTGAAGACACAGCAACTTCTCGATAGGCCTTGCAGTGGCATCAATGGCTTAGTTTCATCCTTTGTTTCACGGCTAAGG GAAGAGAACTCTTCTCGAGAGCATACCATTTTAAGAACTGCTCAAAAGCTTAAGCCATTCTCGTTTAACAAGTTCTCAGCAAACGGCTACCATGATTTCCTGCCATCGCGGCTTCGTCCCAAGTTTCAGAACATTGATGCCAACGAGTGTACTTTCTCTGAGATTCTTTGCCTAATATGTGGAAGCCCGTTCAGTGAATCAGAGCTCCTGAATTTGGAAAACACAAAGCTCAAGGCTCAGAAGAAAATTGATCTTTATACTGCCCATTGTTGTCAAAGTTGCCATTTCCAGATTCTCCCAGCAGCTACAGATATGTATGGACATTTCTTTTCGCTACTACCGAAGTTTTGGACTGAGAAAGTGGACGCTGCATCTGCCAGCCATAGCTCACTAAG AGATCAGATAGCGGACTACCTGCTGGATGAAGATGATGGAAACTGA
- the LOC100279201 gene encoding cytoplasmic tRNA 2-thiolation protein 2-like isoform X1, protein MAACGGAGCGPQCSSSSSAGGQEDALVESMGRLSTASAAAACGKCDGGGAAVAVAGGVGMCAGCFRAHLFGKFKLSVTSNAMVRPTDAVLLAFSGGPASRVALQFIHEMQSKAIQSWEASNSQALPVFSLGVAFVDERSVISASLPGHEIQAAIEDIRSVVSGLSPGDKRVHIASLEEVFSSGSDDKAARLKEVVGVISDETGRDDFVRRLRMLSLQKVALENRYTKIMLGTCASGIACHVLSATVKGQGYALPADVQYVDTRWEVPVVLPLHDCLAQELNLLCEIDSLKTQQLLDRPCSGINGLVSSFVSRLREENSSREHTILRTAQKLKPFSFNKFSANGYHDFLPSRLRPKFQNIDANECTFSEILCLICGSPFSESELLNLENTKLKAQKKIDLYTAHCCQSCHFQILPAATDMYGHFFSLLPKFWTEKVDAASASHSSLR, encoded by the exons ATGGCAGCCTGCGGCGGCGCCGGCTgcgggccgcagtgctcctcgtcCTCCTCCGCGGGCGGCCAGGAGGATGCTCTGGTGGAGAGCATGGGACGCCTTTCgaccgcctccgccgccgccgcgtgcGGCAAgtgcgacggcggcggcgcggccgtcGCGGTGGCCGGCGGCGTCGGCATGTGCGCCGGCTGCTTCCGGGCTCACCTCTTCGGCAAGTTCAAGCTCTCCGTCACGAGCAACGCCATGGTGCGCCCCACAGACGCCGTCCTCCTCGCCTTCTCCGGCGGTCCCGCCTCCAG GGTGGCTCTGCAGTTCATACACGAGATGCAGTCCAAGGCGATCCAGAGCTGGGAGGCGAGCAACTCCCAGGCCCTGCCGGTCTTCAGCCTCGGCGTCGCGTTCGTCGACGAGAGGAGCGTCATCTCAGCGAGTCTTCCGGGGCACGAAATCCAAGCTGCGATAGAAGATATCAGGTCCGTCGTGTCGGGTCTGTCACCGGGGGATAAGCGAGTGCACATCGCCTCTCTCGAGGAGGTGTTCTCGTCCGGGTCAGACGACAAGGCGGCCAGGCTGAAGGAGGTGGTCGGCGTGATCAGTGACGAGACGGGCAGGGACGACTTTGTTAGGCGCCTGCGCATGCTTTCACTGCAGAAG GTTGCACTGGAGAACAGATACACCAAGATCATGCTGGGAACGTGTGCTTCCGGAATAGCATGCCATGTGCTATCTGCAACCGTGAAG GGGCAAGGCTACGCTTTACCAGCTGATGTCCAGTATGTTGATACGCGATGGGAAGTACCCGTGGTTCTTCCACTTCATGATTGCCTGGCCCAAGAGCTTAACTTGCTCTGTGAAATTGATAG TTTGAAGACACAGCAACTTCTCGATAGGCCTTGCAGTGGCATCAATGGCTTAGTTTCATCCTTTGTTTCACGGCTAAGG GAAGAGAACTCTTCTCGAGAGCATACCATTTTAAGAACTGCTCAAAAGCTTAAGCCATTCTCGTTTAACAAGTTCTCAGCAAACGGCTACCATGATTTCCTGCCATCGCGGCTTCGTCCCAAGTTTCAGAACATTGATGCCAACGAGTGTACTTTCTCTGAGATTCTTTGCCTAATATGTGGAAGCCCGTTCAGTGAATCAGAGCTCCTGAATTTGGAAAACACAAAGCTCAAGGCTCAGAAGAAAATTGATCTTTATACTGCCCATTGTTGTCAAAGTTGCCATTTCCAGATTCTCCCAGCAGCTACAGATATGTATGGACATTTCTTTTCGCTACTACCGAAGTTTTGGACTGAGAAAGTGGACGCTGCATCTGCCAGCCATAGCTCACTAAG ATAG
- the LOC103650438 gene encoding uncharacterized protein: MPRIGAIPTPLMARISFVSDDWLKSSLKEHLMGVSVDLLSTMNHNITYNLAWRKLTDPTRMPSNSAQEELGHNLLSSIKYAYKVDRRDSSIRPARGYAFMSTSQVGGLAPESKYSRFLRQEFDLRMALPLGVLNGALNAGVAAGVIHPLERGSAGSVSPLVERFNLGGNMPLVCHLGGPSSLLGFKTRGLRAATESRTHDPNTPGNGTSPSSKLNGLGGEVAVTAFADLSFDLPLKPLRELGIHGHAFVCAGNLGRLTECDLRKFPATEFLQTFRSCAGWGIVVPTRLFRVEMNYCYILKQLDHDGGKTDIQFNFSSS; encoded by the exons ATGCCTAGGATCGGAGCAATACCAACTCCCCTGATGGCTAGAATATCGTTTGTGTCTGACGACTGGTTAAAGTCCTCACTCAAAGAACACCTGATGGGCGTTTCTGTCGACTTGCTCTCCACCATGAACCACAACATTACTTACAATTTGGCATGGAGAAAATTAACTGATCCAACACGCATGCCATCCAATTCTGCACAAGAGGAATTAGGACATAACCTTTTGTCCTCTATTAAGTACGCGTACAAGGTTGACCGAAGGGACTCAAGCATAAGACCTGCACGCGGATATGCTTTTATGTCGACTTCTCAAGTTGGAGGGCTTGCACCAGAGAGCAAATATTCACGTTTTCTTAGGCAG GAATTTGATCTTCGAATGGCTTTGCCTCTGGGTGTGCTGAATGGTGCTCTCAACGCCGGAGTGGCTGCGGGAGTCATCCATCCATTGGAAAGGGGATCTGCAGGATCTGTCTCACCACTTGTAGAAAGATTTAACTTGGGTGGTAATATGCCTCTTGTGTGCCACTTGGGTGGACCATCTTCACTATTAGGCTTCAAAACAAGAGGGCTACGGGCAGCAACAGAGTCCAGAACACATGACCCCAACACTCCTGGCAATGGCACTTCCCCTTCCTCTAAGCTAAATGGTCTTGGAGGTGAAGTAGCGGTGACAGCCTTCGCCGACCTGTCATTTGATCTGCCTCTGAAGCCACTCAGGGAGCTGGGAATCCATGGTCATGCTTTTGTCTGTGCTGGAAATCTTGGTAGATTAACGGAGTGTGATCTGCGGAAGTTCCCTGCCACTGAATTCCTGCAGACATTCAGAAGTTGTGCAGGATGGGGCATAGTTGTGCCGACCAGACTGTTCCGCGTAGAG ATGAATTACTGCTACATCCTAAAACAGCTTGATCATGACGGGGGGAAGACAGACATACAATTTAACTTCTCATCCTCCTAA